TCCGGCGGGGTCCGCGACGGTCAACTGGGAGGCGAGCAGCGGAATGGAGAGCATGGGCAACAGCACGCACGGCAGTATAGGCGGCGCTACGGGCGCTGCGTGTGGGCCGCGTGCCTGCGCCGCACGGGTCTACAGCCGCACGAGGTCGTCGCGGTGCACGGCTTCCGGGCCGTACGTGAAGCCCAGCAGGCCCTCGATCTCGCGGGAGTGCCGCCCGGCGATGCGGGTCAGGTCCGCCGAGGCGTAGCGGGTCAGGCCGCGCGCGATCTCGTGGCCGCCGGGGTCGATCAGGCGGATGGTGTGCCCCCGCCGGAAGCTGCCCTCGACCTGCGTGATCCCGGCCGGCAGCAGGCTCCCGCCGCGCTCGCGGACGGCGCGGGCGGCCCCGTCGTCCAGCAGGACGCGCCCGGCGGCGATCTCGGCCAGGATCCAGCGTTTGCGGGCTTCCAGGCGGGTTCCGGCGGCCAGGAAGCGCGTGCCGATGGCCTCGCCGCCCACGATGCGCACCAGGGCGTCCGGGGCGTCACCGGGGGCGATCACGACGGGCGTTCCGGCGCGGGTGGCGATCTCGGCCGCCTGGATCTTGGTGTGCATGCCGCCCGTGCCGCGGTGCGATCCGGCGCCCCCGGCGCGCGCCCAGACGTCCGGGGTGACGCGTTCCACGACCGGGATCAGCGTGGCCGCGGGGTCGCTGCGCGGGTCGGCGGTGTACAGGCCGGGCGCGTCGGTCAGGATGACCAGCAGGTCCGCCTCGGTCAGGTTCGCCACGAACGCCGAGAGGGTGTCGTTGTCCCCGACCTTGATCTGCTCGAGGGCCACGGCGTCGTTCTCGTTGATGATCGGCATGACGCCCCGCGCGAGGCAGGCGTCCAGGGTGGTGCGGGCATTCAGGTAGCGGGTGCGGTCCCGGAAGTCGTCGGCGGTCAGCAGGACCTGCGC
Above is a window of Deinococcus seoulensis DNA encoding:
- the proB gene encoding glutamate 5-kinase, yielding MRVVLKLGTSVLTAGTDRLHRPRLVDLMRGLAAVRAAGHEAVLVTSGAVLAGWEALGFPPRDRTLAEKQLLAAVGQGRLMHTYAQLADLYGLPVAQVLLTADDFRDRTRYLNARTTLDACLARGVMPIINENDAVALEQIKVGDNDTLSAFVANLTEADLLVILTDAPGLYTADPRSDPAATLIPVVERVTPDVWARAGGAGSHRGTGGMHTKIQAAEIATRAGTPVVIAPGDAPDALVRIVGGEAIGTRFLAAGTRLEARKRWILAEIAAGRVLLDDGAARAVRERGGSLLPAGITQVEGSFRRGHTIRLIDPGGHEIARGLTRYASADLTRIAGRHSREIEGLLGFTYGPEAVHRDDLVRL